In Streptomyces sp. NBC_00878, a single window of DNA contains:
- the eutC gene encoding ethanolamine ammonia-lyase subunit EutC, with product MAPGSPDSSDSSDAALWAGLRRHTQARIGLGRAGSALPTRHRLELQAAHAAARDAVHSPFDPDVVASALPGVPTVRVRSAAPDRLTYLQRPDLGRRLDDIDRAHLPRDACGARDAWDVVFVVADGLSSRAVHDHAAPLIRATTALLPADWRVAPVVLAEQARVALGDDVAHALGAAMVVVLVGERPGMSAADSLGAYLTYAPKPGTTTDADRNCLSNIRPPLGLSYETASAKLTVLMHRARELRLTGVNLKDESDTLPTAPTTPTKLP from the coding sequence ATGGCACCCGGGTCGCCGGATTCGTCGGATTCGTCGGATGCCGCGCTGTGGGCGGGGCTGCGGCGGCACACCCAGGCGCGGATCGGGCTGGGCCGTGCCGGGTCCGCCCTGCCGACGCGCCACCGTCTCGAACTGCAGGCCGCGCACGCGGCGGCGCGGGACGCGGTGCACTCGCCGTTCGACCCGGACGTGGTGGCGTCGGCGCTGCCGGGTGTGCCGACGGTACGGGTCCGGAGTGCGGCTCCCGACCGGCTGACGTACCTTCAGCGGCCCGATCTGGGCCGCAGGCTCGATGACATCGACCGGGCGCACCTTCCGCGTGACGCCTGCGGCGCCCGGGACGCCTGGGACGTTGTCTTCGTGGTTGCGGACGGGCTGTCGAGCCGGGCCGTCCACGATCACGCGGCGCCGCTGATCCGCGCGACCACGGCCCTGCTCCCGGCCGACTGGCGGGTCGCGCCGGTCGTCCTCGCCGAGCAGGCGCGGGTGGCGCTCGGTGACGACGTCGCCCACGCGCTGGGCGCGGCCATGGTCGTCGTCCTTGTCGGCGAACGGCCCGGGATGTCGGCGGCGGACTCCCTGGGCGCGTACCTCACGTACGCCCCGAAGCCCGGCACCACGACGGACGCCGACCGCAACTGCCTCTCCAACATCCGGCCTCCGCTGGGCCTGTCCTACGAGACGGCGTCCGCCAAGCTGACGGTCCTCATGCACCGGGCCCGCGAGCTGCGTCTCACCGGGGTGAACCTGAAGGACGAGTCGGACACACTGCCGACGGCACCGACGACACCGACCAAGCTGCCGTAG
- a CDS encoding ethanolamine ammonia-lyase subunit EutB, translating into MSMYTATLGDRTHRFDGLARLLAAASPERSGDRLAGLAAESAQARVAARWALADVPLARFLAEPVIPYEDDDVTRLIVDTHDAVAFAPVAGLTVGEFREWLLSDAADATALAALAPGLTPEMTAAVSKLMGNADLVAVARKVRVVTAFRSTIGLPGRLATRLQPNHPTDDPAGVAAALLDGLLLGSGDAVIGINPATDSPKAVRDLLELLDGVIQRYAIPTQSCVLSHVTTSIDLMAAGAPVDLVFQSIAGTQAANASFGVTLGLLDEAYEAARALGRGTVGSNALYFETGQGSALSADAHHGVDQQTVEARAYAVARRYEPFLVNTVVGFIGPEYLYDGRQILRAALEDHFCGKLLGLPMGLDICYTNHADADDDDIATMLTMLGVAGASFVICTPGGDDIMLNYQSASFHDVLYLREVLGLRPAPEFEAWLDGIGLLDERGGIRSVAGTAHPLMAIGKELAA; encoded by the coding sequence ATGAGCATGTACACCGCCACCCTCGGCGACCGCACCCACCGCTTCGACGGCCTCGCCCGGCTGCTCGCCGCCGCGAGCCCCGAACGCTCCGGCGACCGCCTCGCCGGGCTCGCCGCCGAGTCGGCGCAGGCGCGGGTCGCGGCCCGCTGGGCGCTGGCGGACGTGCCGCTGGCACGGTTCCTGGCCGAGCCGGTGATCCCGTACGAGGACGACGACGTCACCCGGCTCATCGTGGACACCCATGACGCGGTGGCCTTCGCACCGGTCGCCGGTCTCACGGTCGGGGAGTTCCGGGAGTGGCTGCTCTCGGACGCGGCGGACGCGACGGCCCTGGCCGCGCTGGCCCCAGGTCTGACCCCCGAGATGACGGCGGCCGTCTCCAAACTCATGGGCAACGCCGACCTGGTCGCCGTCGCCCGCAAGGTCCGTGTCGTCACGGCCTTCCGCTCGACGATCGGCCTGCCCGGCCGCCTCGCGACCCGCCTCCAGCCCAACCACCCCACCGACGACCCGGCGGGCGTCGCCGCGGCGCTCCTCGACGGGCTCCTCCTCGGCTCCGGCGACGCGGTCATCGGCATCAACCCGGCGACCGACAGCCCCAAGGCCGTACGGGACCTGCTGGAACTCCTGGACGGCGTGATCCAGCGGTACGCGATCCCCACCCAGTCCTGCGTGCTCAGCCACGTCACGACGAGCATCGACCTGATGGCCGCCGGAGCGCCCGTCGACCTCGTCTTCCAGTCCATCGCCGGTACCCAGGCCGCGAACGCCTCCTTCGGCGTCACCCTCGGCCTCCTCGACGAGGCGTACGAGGCGGCGCGCGCCCTGGGCCGCGGCACGGTCGGGTCCAACGCCCTGTACTTCGAGACCGGCCAGGGCAGCGCGCTCTCCGCCGACGCGCACCACGGGGTGGACCAGCAGACGGTCGAGGCACGCGCGTACGCGGTGGCCCGCCGCTACGAGCCGTTCCTCGTCAACACGGTGGTCGGCTTCATCGGCCCGGAGTACCTGTACGACGGCCGGCAGATCCTCCGCGCCGCCCTCGAAGACCACTTCTGCGGCAAGCTGCTCGGCCTGCCCATGGGCCTGGACATCTGCTACACGAACCACGCCGACGCGGACGACGACGACATCGCCACCATGCTGACCATGCTGGGCGTGGCCGGGGCGTCCTTCGTCATCTGCACGCCCGGCGGCGACGACATCATGCTCAACTACCAATCCGCCTCCTTCCACGACGTGTTGTACCTGCGTGAGGTCCTGGGGCTGCGCCCGGCACCGGAGTTCGAGGCATGGCTCGACGGGATCGGCCTGCTCGACGAACGGGGTGGGATACGGTCCGTCGCCGGCACCGCCCACCCCCTGATGGCCATCGGCAAGGAGCTGGCAGCATGA